One Papaver somniferum cultivar HN1 chromosome 10, ASM357369v1, whole genome shotgun sequence genomic window carries:
- the LOC113318554 gene encoding 50S ribosomal protein L24, chloroplastic-like, with translation MAALQSSMTALQSSMTALSISSSNSFFGQRFSPTLYPTPVKSVEKPCLIVMRLKRWERKECKPNSLPVLQKMHVRLGDTVKVIAGNEKGKIGEVIRLFKHNSTVIVKDMNIKTKHVKPKEQGEPGQIVKVEGPIHSSNVMLYSKEKEVHSRVGHKILEDGSRVRYLVKTGEIIDNKDDWKRVTKEKKQELEKVEA, from the exons atggctgCGCTTCAAAGCTCTATGACTGCTCTTCAGAGCTCCATGACTGCTCTTTCTATctcttcttccaattctttttttGGCCAACGCTTTTCACCCACTCTCTATCCTACTCCG GTCAAATCTGTGGAGAAGCCATGTTTGATTGTAATGAGG CTCAAGCGATGGGAGCGTAAGGAATGTAAGCCAAACAGTCTCCCAGTTTTGCAAAAAATGCATGTGAGGTTAGGGGATACCGTGAAAGTTATTGCTGGAAATGAGAAGGGTAAAATTGGAGAGGTCATCAGACTCTTCAAGCATAACAGCACTGTCATTGTGAAAGATATGAACATAAAGACCAAGCACGTGAAGCCCAAAGAACAAGGCGAGCCAGGACAGATTGTGAAG GTTGAAGGACCTATTCACAGTTCAAATGTGATGCTCTACTCGAAAGAAAAGGAAGTGCATAGCCGCGTGGGTCATAAAATACTCGAGGATGGATCGAGGGTACGTTACCTTGTTAAAACGGGGGAAATTATTGACAACAAAGATGACTGGAAGAGAGTaaccaaagaaaaaaaacaggAATTGGAGAAAGTTGAAGCCTAG
- the LOC113319352 gene encoding calcium/calmodulin-regulated receptor-like kinase 1, translating to MQGVSVGLIIGVSVGVVIGALLAIATLFCVKYRRKHSQIGNSSSRRGVRIPIRTNGANSCTILSDSTLGPESPKTSDANSRSCWIETSNKKSVVSMSGIPKYPYKELQKATYNFTTMIGHGAFGPVYKARMGTGETVAVKMLATNSKQGEKEFQSEVSLLGRLHHRNLVNLVGYCAEKGQHMLVYVHMSNGSLASHLYSEKHEPLSWDLRIYIALDVAKGLEYLHDGAVPPVVHRDIKSSNILLDRSMRARVADFGLSREEMVNPHASNIRGTFGYLDPEYISSRAFTKKSDVYSFGVLLFELVAGKNPQQGLMELVDFAAMNSEEKVGWEEIVDSRLDGKFDTEQLNEVAAIAYKCVNRLSKKRPAMRDVVQALCGAINVKQSKNNALARGISNTDDEVAIEMPALDQTETNIAITELRRQESQNSISSHRRQDSQTSISELRRQESVSSSVDLPEV from the exons ATGCAAGGAGTTTCAGTGGGACTTATAATTGGGGTTTCAGTTGGGGTGGTTATTGGAGCATTGTTGGCAATAGCTACTCTCTTCTGTGTTAAATATCGGAGGAAGCATTCACAGATAGGGAATAGCAGTTCTAGAAGAGGTGTGAGGATACCAATCAGAACTAATGGTGCTAATTCGTGTACAATATTGTCGGATTCAACATTGGGTCCAGAATCACCTAAAACATCTGATGCCAATAGCAGATCATGCTGGATTGAAACTTCTAATAAGAAGAGTGTTGTTTCCATGTCTGGAATACCAAAATATCCATACAA GGAACTGCAGAAAGCAACCTATAATTTTACCACCATGATTGGTCATGGGGCCTTTGGTCCTGTTTATAAAGCTAGAATGGGAACAGGTGAGACTGTTGCTGTCAAAATGCTTGCAACTAACTCTAAACAAGGAGAGAAGGAGTTTCAATCCGAG GTTTCATTACTTGGGAGATTGCACCATAGAAACCTTGTGAATCTGGTGGGATATTGCGCAGAGAAAGGGCAGCATATGCTTGTATACGTGCACATGAGTAATGGCAGTCTTGCttctcatttatata GTGAAAAGCATGAACCTTTGAGCTGGGATTTGAGGATTTATATTGCTCTAGATGTAGCAAAGGGTTTGGAGTATCTACATGATGGG GCTGTTCCACCTGTAGTGCACCGTGATATCAAGTCTTCTAACATACTCTTGGATAGGTCGATGAGAGCCAGA GTAGCTGATTTTGGACTGTCAAGGGAAGAGATGGTTAATCCCCATGCCTCTAACATTAGGGGAACTTTCGGCTATCTAGACCCTGAGTACATTTCTTCGAGGGCATTCACTAAGAAAAGTGATGTCTATAGTTTTGGCGTCTTGCTATTTGAACTTGTTGCAGGCAAAAATCCACAACAGGGGCTCATGGAACTCGTCGATTTT GCAGCAATGAACTCGGAAGAGAAAGTTGGGTGGGAGGAGATTGTTGATTCTCGACTTGATGGAAAATTTGACACAGAACAACTGAATGAAGTAGCAGCAATTGCATACAAGTGCGTTAATCGCTTATCGAAAAAACGTCCAGCAATGAGGGATGTCGTGCAGGCGCTATGTGGTGCAATCAATGTGAAACAGAGTAAGAATAACGCTCTCGCTCGAGGAATATCTAATACTGATGATGAAGTTGCTATTGAAATGCCGGCATTAGATCAAACTGAAACAAACATTGCAATCACTGAACTTAGAAGACAGGAATCTCAAAACTCAATCAGCAGTCACAGGAGGCAGGATTCTCAAACCTCCATCAGTGAACTTAGGAGGCAAGAATCTGTGAGCAGTTCCGTGGATCTGCCCGAAGTTTAA
- the LOC113315662 gene encoding uncharacterized protein LOC113315662: MTHLMFADDSFLFSKTTEKNFHVIKDYLQKYCLASGQEINFEKYGILFSRKILEHRKAILANILDIQSRDLGEKHLGTLTVFQASKIQTHMGILQAIDARISIWLHKLLSQDARTTLIKHIGQAIPLFQMGAFFIPKHLCKQMDSHLCKFWWGETLDPKDRKLHLLGRDILCSPKAEGGLGFRKAELNNLATLARNAWRILENPNCLLATVLKAKYFPKTDFLNAKCTAKCSWTWKCLRAIKELIKPFISCIVGDGQFIDPWCDKWIPSQGSTIPNPLVPPDPCIKVAYFIDSQSRSWDVSRLNTHFDNASVQKIISIPLSQLCTPDRRAWYLSKNGKFSSKSAYLGIRGLRPSSCKNLWKVKVPYKIQNKSFLDWLLFWLTDHQSKLSEDNQCLFVAILWSLWTSRNNFIFQGIRENYTTVLAREKSMLLTRNSRHSSLTTPSTIHVSISDKWMPPSFGWIKCNTDGAFDDISGANGAGYVMRDFSRKATFYAFLVFDVYSAEARAIWAVLKKVVEQHLSHIIVESDAKALIDQFSAENFDGDSRTDAIFKDILFFSSKLSACIFSFQPRSCNSVAHELDQWAKQNNYSMYWSKPLVWILPTVEEDH; this comes from the exons ATGACCCATCTtatgtttgctgatgattctttcttgttttcaaaaactACTGAAAAAAACTTTCATGTCATAAAAGACTATCTTCAAAAATACTGCCTTGCTTCTGGGcaagaaatcaattttgaaaaatatgGTATTCTGTTTAGTAGGAAGATTCTTGAACATAGGAAGGCCATCTTAGCTAATATTTTAGATATCCAAAGCAGGGATTTAGGAGAAAAACATCTCGGAACACTTACTGTTTTCCAAGCTTCAAAAATCCAGACacatatgggtattctccaagccaTTGATGCCAGGATCTCTATCTGGCTTCACAAGCTTTTATCCCAAGATGCTAGGACTACTCTGATCAAGCACATTGGTCAAGCTATCCCTCTTTTTCAAATGGGAGCCTTTTTTATCCCTAAACACCTCTGTAAACAGATGGATTCTCACCTCTGTAAATTCTGGTGGGGTGAAACTTTAGATCCCAAAGATAGAAAGTTGCACCTTCTGGGCCGGGACATTTTATGTTCCCCTAAAGCTGAAGGGGGTTTGGGGTTCAGAAAGGCTGAGTTAAACAACCTAGCAACGCTTGCTAGGAATGCCTGGAGAATCCTGGAGAATCCAAACTGTCTTCTGGCCACTGTTCTTAAGGCCAAGTATTTTCCCAAAACTGATTTTTTGAATGCTAAGTGTACTGCTAAAtgctcttggacttggaagtgcCTGCGTGCTATTAAGGAGCTTATAAAACCCTTTATTTCTTGTATTGTtggggatggtcaatttattgatccttggtgtgataaatggattccaTCTCAGGGTTCTACCATACCCAACCCTCTGGTCCCTCCTGATCCTTGTATTAAAGTTGCTTATTTCATTGATTCCCAATCCAGAAGTTGGGATGTGTCTAGACTAAATACCCATTTTGATAATGCTTCTGTTCAGAAGATTATCtccattcccttaagccagctttgcactcctgataggagggcttggtATCTTTCAAAGAATGGCAAATTTTCCTCTAAATCTGCCTACTTGGGGATCAGAGGCCTTAGGCCCTCTTCTTGTAAAAACCTTTGGAAAGTTAAAGTGCCTTACAAAATTCAG AACAAATCTTTTTTAGATTGGCTTCTTTTCTGGTTAACTGACCATCAGTCTAAATTGTCTGAGGATAATCAATGTCTATTTGTGGCTATTTTATGGTCCCTCTGGACCAGTAGAAACAACTTCATTTTCCAAGGCATTAGAGAAAACTACACTACTGTCTTAGCCAGAGAAAAATCTATGCTTCTTACTAGGAACTCTAGACATTCTAGTCTGACCACTCCCTCCACCATACATGTCAGTATTAGTGATAAATGGATGCCTCCTTCTTTTGGTTGGATTAAATGTAATACTGATGGTGCCTTTGATGATATCTCTGGAGCTAATGGTGCAGGGTATGTGATGCGGGATTTTTCAAGAAAAGCAACCTTTTATGCCTTTCTAGTCTTTGATGTTTACTCTGCTGAAGCAAGGGCCATCTGGGCAGTTCTGAAGAAAGTTGTGGAACAACATCTCTCTCACATCATCGTAGAAAGTGATGCTAAAGCTCTCATCGATCAATTTTCAGCTGAGAATTTCGATGGAGACTCTAGGACGGATGCTATCTTTAAAGACattctatttttttcttccaaattatcTGCTTGTATCTTTAGTTTTCAACCTAGAAGTTGTAATTCTGTAGCTCATGAACTTGATCAATGGGCAAAACAAAACAATTATTCCATGTACTGGTCTAAACCCCTTGTTTGGATCCTTCCAACAGTTGAGGAGgaccattag